The nucleotide sequence acagtacccaagagcaaccagtgctctgataccaattgttgtgctaggatagcaccaaacccgttggaaccaactcaatctaacccacaggaaaatttatcaaatgaaaatgcaagaacaaaatattaaagacaccaagattttaacgagatTCCTccacagtcagtgtaactggagtacgtcctcggagcagtaggagctcacccaataatccactatcaaccaaatgggagtttacaaagtgttggcaatctcacaacccaaaaccccaatacacccaataactctcactcaccaaagaaacaaatagagagggaaatatagtgaataatttcctctctatacaaagctcaaagctaatacacaaatacaactttgattgagtgagtaccaacaaagaaagaaaatcacctttctttcttctcttcaaatgGGGCTGCAGcacctctgttttttttttctctttttctgctATGTTTTTTCCTCTCTTATGGCTTCATTACTACACTTCATAAAAAATAGCAATTATTTCTCTTTCAAAGAACTCATCCGTGACTTCCCATGGACCAAGACAACTTTAGAccaattcccttttcttttccccaaaacaaggaagagacataattattttgtctttttttcctttttgatttgtttaattaaaaggtggccacttggccacatacTCCAACAAGCACAACAATCAACTCCACTCATCTATCTAACCCTGGTTCCACTGTAACGAGTGCATTTTCGGTCACCACCCTTGAGAACTCCCGTTGATTTCTTTTCTTATGTCTGTACTTTCCTGCTGTTTCTGATTCATTGTTATTACTCTGCgcaaaattgttaattttttcgAAGTACTCAAAGTATTATCATTAACTTACCAAAATTTGGAAGTAACTGTTGTGGCCTATTTAACTGAAGGGGAATAGGGGGTGAATAGGGGGTGAGGCAAGAGAGAGTATGGAGAGAGTGTAATGATTTATTATGTGAATGTTACTCCCTCTgcagtgtctttatttatagtcgAGAATAAGGAGAGGATTAACTTGTCCTTCAAGTAAATACAATCCTTTAGGAAAAGTATAACTAGCAACCAAATGTATCTAGGATTTTTCAATCCAAGAATATCTATGACCTGCGATTTTATTTGTAAAACACTGCAATTCAAAACAAAGCATGGCCAAAACTAAGGCTCCACAATTATCTTTCCGGTAGCATGGCCATCGCTGATCCTATCCCAAGCGTCCTCCGCCTTGGCCAGGGGATACTTTGAGTCAATTATAGTCTTCAGCTTCGCTTCTTTCACCAACTTAATAAGATACTCAAGGTTATCAGCCTTGGGAAATAAGAACAGTGGCACCAGTTGCTTCTTAGAAAAGGTAAGTTTCTTCAGTGCAACGCTAAACAGAGAGCTGGGGGTGGGAGTAACATCTATTACCTTACCGTTCGCACTCAAATTAGGCTCAAAAGTTGACCAAGGAATGCATGTTGCACAGTGGATCACAACATCATATTTTCGACCAGATGGACTCCTAAGAGCTGCACCTTCTGGGGTCTTGTAGTCAATAACCTCATCAGCCCCTAGGCTTTTGACCAGTTCAATGTTGCGGGCACCACAAGTGGCTGTAATATGAGTATTTCCGAGCTTTGCCAACTGAACCGCGTAGAGACCTACACCACCTGAAGCAGCTGTGATCAGGATGTTTGCTTGCTGACCACTTCCATCAAGCTTGATCCCAGCAGTTTGTGTAAGAGCCTGGTGAGCTGTGAGACCAGCAACGGGTAATCCTACAGCGGTGGCTGCAGAAACTTCCGGTGGCCTTGCAACAGTTAAACTCTCCATTGTCACGGCAAATTCAGCTAGTCCACCTCCAGTCTTTGATTCATTGTCGAAGAACAGAATGAGACAAAAAGGGTCATGGTATGTATCAATGAATGATGCATCAGATATCTAGGTGACACATTCTGTCACTGGGTTTGCATATTAAGCACACCAAAAGTGGTTTTTACATGCAATAGTTCAGTCTCATGCCGACTGGAATGACACTAGGAAAAGAGGCACACAAAGTCGATGAAGGGTTAACGAGggtttacaaatacaataaTTCAGATTGGAACAAATGGATTCAACTTTTCAAATTAGTAGATACTTATTCAGGTATCATTGATGAAAATAATAGTTCTAAATTAAGTTAAATCCATCAATATGCATGTTTCCTAGATGTATGTGGAACCTAAAAGATGCTATTTCCAAAACATGATATGGAAGCTTAATTCCCTTTTTCTGAATTATGTTATCCTTTCAGTTAAATTTTACTTCCGCCGAAAACGAAGACTAAATTTGAAGAATTTCAAGTGAAACAGAGAAAATGAGCTAGTATATAAGGGAACTTACAAGAGTGTTAACCTTCCCAACAACTTTGTCACcaggtttgaatttttttactcCAGGTCCTACCTTTACAACCTCTCCTGCCACATCAATACCTGTTCCGAGTTCCACCAATGAATATCTTCAGTTAAGAAAACGACTTCTGACAAAATGCGGTTCTGTGAAAACTTCTACATAAAACATGTTAAGAAATGCATCCCACCCTTTCCCTTTGAAGAACTCGAAAAACTATGCTATAATATCAATGTTTACGTAAGAATCTCTCCCCAGAAAACACACAAATTTCACTCCAGAAGTTTATAG is from Malus sylvestris chromosome 5, drMalSylv7.2, whole genome shotgun sequence and encodes:
- the LOC126622157 gene encoding chloroplast envelope quinone oxidoreductase homolog isoform X1: MANETMHAVQYDNYGGGTSGLKHVEVPIPNPKKDEVLLKLEATSLNAIDWKAQKGMLWPLLPRRFPYIPGIDVAGEVVKVGPGVKKFKPGDKVVGKVNTLTGGGLAEFAVTMESLTVARPPEVSAATAVGLPVAGLTAHQALTQTAGIKLDGSGQQANILITAASGGVGLYAVQLAKLGNTHITATCGARNIELVKSLGADEVIDYKTPEGAALRSPSGRKYDVVIHCATCIPWSTFEPNLSANGKVIDVTPTPSSLFSVALKKLTFSKKQLVPLFLFPKADNLEYLIKLVKEAKLKTIIDSKYPLAKAEDAWDRISDGHATGKIIVEP
- the LOC126622157 gene encoding chloroplast envelope quinone oxidoreductase homolog isoform X2, which encodes MIKEEHVEVPIPNPKKDEVLLKLEATSLNAIDWKAQKGMLWPLLPRRFPYIPGIDVAGEVVKVGPGVKKFKPGDKVVGKVNTLTGGGLAEFAVTMESLTVARPPEVSAATAVGLPVAGLTAHQALTQTAGIKLDGSGQQANILITAASGGVGLYAVQLAKLGNTHITATCGARNIELVKSLGADEVIDYKTPEGAALRSPSGRKYDVVIHCATCIPWSTFEPNLSANGKVIDVTPTPSSLFSVALKKLTFSKKQLVPLFLFPKADNLEYLIKLVKEAKLKTIIDSKYPLAKAEDAWDRISDGHATGKIIVEP